Proteins encoded in a region of the Terriglobales bacterium genome:
- a CDS encoding FmdE family protein, with protein MNMKSLDEFLREAEVAHGHLCAGQVLGVRMAMLGLQKLGIEDPRGKDRKRLVTFVEIDRCATDAVAVVTGCRLGKRALKFRDWGKVAATFVDVSNGRAYRIAAKESSKGLARSMHPEIENKNQQQMLAYREMKDEDLFDVQAVTVELPPEEFPGYKGERAVCARCREGINFRREVVRDGEVLCRSCAGEAYYRPIEQ; from the coding sequence ATGAACATGAAGTCTCTCGACGAGTTCCTCCGCGAGGCCGAAGTCGCACACGGCCATCTGTGCGCCGGACAGGTGCTGGGCGTGCGCATGGCCATGTTGGGGCTGCAGAAGCTGGGAATCGAGGATCCTCGCGGAAAGGACCGCAAGCGTCTGGTGACGTTCGTCGAGATTGACCGCTGCGCGACTGACGCGGTCGCCGTGGTCACCGGATGCCGGTTGGGAAAACGTGCGCTCAAGTTTCGCGACTGGGGCAAGGTGGCGGCAACTTTCGTCGACGTGTCGAATGGGCGCGCTTATCGGATTGCTGCCAAGGAATCGTCGAAGGGATTGGCCCGGAGCATGCACCCCGAGATCGAAAACAAGAACCAGCAGCAAATGCTCGCCTACCGGGAAATGAAGGACGAAGACTTGTTCGATGTGCAGGCGGTCACGGTCGAATTGCCGCCGGAAGAATTTCCCGGATACAAGGGCGAGCGGGCGGTGTGCGCCCGTTGCCGTGAAGGCATCAACTTCCGTCGTGAAGTGGTGCGGGACGGCGAGGTGCTGTGCCGCTCCTGCGCAGGCGAGGCGTACTATCGGCCGATTGAGCAGTAA
- a CDS encoding SgcJ/EcaC family oxidoreductase, with amino-acid sequence MPSTTDAVEQHISQIGQQWARNWNAGDLDKLIRAYAPDAVYMPPHHAAVHGRDAIHEYLKTPMQHGVGELSYEVTFVKHSGDLAYDVGRYSMAVPREGGKRQDRGKYLTVWRRQADGEWLIVADTWSSDLPPNS; translated from the coding sequence ATGCCGAGTACCACCGATGCAGTCGAACAGCACATCAGCCAGATTGGCCAGCAATGGGCACGCAACTGGAACGCCGGTGATTTGGATAAGCTGATCCGGGCGTACGCGCCGGATGCGGTGTACATGCCGCCGCATCATGCCGCCGTGCACGGCCGCGATGCGATTCATGAGTATTTGAAGACACCCATGCAGCACGGAGTTGGGGAACTGTCGTACGAGGTCACCTTCGTCAAGCATTCCGGCGACTTGGCTTACGACGTCGGTCGCTATTCCATGGCGGTGCCGCGCGAAGGCGGCAAACGCCAGGACCGCGGCAAATATCTCACCGTGTGGCGGCGGCAAGCGGATGGCGAATGGCTGATCGTCGCCGATACCTGGTCCAGCGATTTGCCGCCGAACTCTTAA
- a CDS encoding OsmC family protein, translated as MQRKGSAVWNGGLKDGKGTVSSASGVLSNTPYSFMTRFENEKGTNPEELIAAAHAGCFSMALSAQLGNAGLKPERIATEATVTLEKLEAGFAITQVHLQTTARVPGASAEAFRQAADNAKSGCPVSKLLNAKITLDAKLEESRAAD; from the coding sequence ATGCAACGCAAAGGCAGTGCGGTTTGGAACGGCGGATTGAAGGACGGAAAAGGAACGGTTTCAAGCGCCAGCGGTGTTTTGTCGAACACTCCTTATTCCTTCATGACGCGATTCGAAAACGAGAAGGGAACCAACCCCGAGGAATTGATCGCTGCGGCGCATGCCGGCTGTTTTTCCATGGCGCTGTCGGCGCAGCTGGGCAATGCCGGGCTGAAGCCGGAGCGAATCGCGACGGAAGCCACCGTCACGCTTGAGAAGCTGGAGGCCGGCTTTGCCATCACCCAGGTCCACCTGCAGACCACGGCGCGCGTTCCCGGGGCTTCTGCGGAAGCATTCCGCCAGGCCGCGGACAATGCCAAGAGCGGCTGCCCGGTATCGAAGCTGCTGAACGCGAAGATCACATTGGACGCCAAGTTGGAGGAATCCCGGGCTGCGGACTAA
- a CDS encoding energy transducer TonB, with protein MRSLREGAFWLLLTLLASVASICQTAPQMAPLPGDPAEPSTGATFVPDTPQERALVLSLVERARQNSDLHMATMSPFTLKLSFNAAGQALYTGAGDMEETWLSGRRWRWSAHLGGFSMLRVGGGGVAYDDKTAGPIPMRIHMLRTAVFWPVLNFSPGALIRIASTKWNGLDLMCVLLSRQGNPATATQGRRWEEMEYCIDTQAGLLRLYSEAPGIYIAYDYQDALHFHNRVLPRKITITEGETTVLSARLESINDPVSTDAGYFTPTEQMKARGPGAMLMMPMRFPRFVSLTGGPVGHIQPVIVVAEVGEDGKVTEAEVLQESNSALARQVLEQVKKTTSTAGKDNGVPQQKQFYINVQIGS; from the coding sequence ATGAGATCCCTTCGCGAAGGCGCGTTCTGGCTGCTCCTCACGCTGCTGGCTAGTGTTGCTTCCATCTGCCAGACGGCGCCGCAAATGGCGCCCCTGCCTGGTGATCCGGCGGAGCCATCCACCGGCGCGACCTTTGTGCCCGATACTCCACAAGAGCGTGCGCTGGTGCTCTCGCTGGTCGAGCGCGCCCGCCAGAACAGCGATCTGCACATGGCGACCATGTCGCCGTTTACCCTGAAGCTGTCGTTCAACGCGGCTGGGCAGGCGCTCTACACCGGCGCCGGCGACATGGAAGAAACCTGGCTGTCAGGACGCAGGTGGCGCTGGTCGGCACATTTGGGCGGGTTCTCCATGCTGCGTGTCGGCGGTGGCGGTGTCGCTTACGACGACAAGACCGCCGGCCCCATTCCCATGCGCATTCACATGCTCCGCACCGCGGTTTTCTGGCCGGTGCTGAATTTCTCGCCGGGAGCGTTGATCCGCATCGCGTCTACAAAATGGAACGGTCTTGACCTCATGTGCGTTCTGCTCTCTCGGCAGGGTAACCCGGCAACCGCGACCCAGGGCCGCCGTTGGGAGGAGATGGAGTACTGCATTGACACCCAGGCCGGCCTGCTGCGGCTCTATTCCGAAGCGCCGGGAATCTACATTGCCTACGACTACCAGGACGCTCTGCACTTCCACAACCGTGTGCTGCCGCGGAAGATCACTATTACGGAAGGGGAGACCACGGTGCTTTCCGCGCGCCTGGAGAGCATCAACGATCCCGTTTCTACCGATGCCGGTTACTTCACTCCCACCGAGCAGATGAAGGCGCGGGGCCCAGGCGCCATGCTGATGATGCCGATGCGCTTCCCCAGGTTCGTGTCGTTGACAGGTGGTCCGGTCGGACACATTCAACCAGTAATCGTAGTGGCTGAAGTCGGCGAAGACGGCAAAGTGACGGAGGCGGAAGTGTTGCAGGAGTCGAACTCCGCGCTCGCTCGCCAGGTGCTGGAACAGGTGAAGAAGACGACTTCAACCGCCGGCAAGGACAACGGCGTGCCACAGCAAAAACAGTTTTACATCAACGTTCAGATTGGAAGCTGA